The following proteins are co-located in the Microcebus murinus isolate Inina chromosome 21, M.murinus_Inina_mat1.0, whole genome shotgun sequence genome:
- the DELE1 gene encoding death ligand signal enhancer isoform X1, translating to MWRLPGLLGRALPRLLGPSLRGVTAKSTSPDGPQATSSTLLVPVPNLDRSGPQGPGRSSGPRSHGWKDAFQWKSAHVSPNTLWDAISWGTLAVLALQLARQIHFQASLPAGPRRVEHCSWHSPLDRFLSFPLWHPCFSLQRHILPSPDGPAPRHTGHREPRLGQDEPSAQPESFSSRSSLRAAGPWDPSEEDPSDLGFLHASSSFESKAKPVQPQPTSAKKEQDTSKTLSLEEAVTSIQQLLQLSVSLAFNFLGTQNMRNGDYTAGFSYFKKAADRGYSKAQYNTGLCHEHGRGTPRDISKAVLYYQLAASQGHSLAQYRCARCLLRDLAPSWGPEQQRAVSMLRQAADSGLREAQAFLGVLFTKEPYLDEQRAVKYLWLAASNGDSQSRYHLGICYEKGLGVQRNLREALRCYQQAAALGNAPAQERVRALFSTERAAPGSSDLAVKGLKSFSSPSLCSLNTLLSGTSHLPHASSTGNLGVLCRSGHLGASPGVPSRAMAPHPYPLETSLVRLGFG from the exons CTCTTCCCCGTCTGCTGGGACCCAGCCTTCGGGGGGTGACGGCCAAGTCCACCAGCCCAGATGGGCCTCAGGCTACCTCCTCCACCCTGCTGGTCCCTGTGCCCAACCTTGACAG GTCgggtccccagggcccaggcaggagcAGTGGTCCAAGGTCCCATGGATGGAAAGATGCCTTCCAATGGAAGTCAGCCCATGTCTCACCAAACACCCTGTGGGACGCCATATCATGG GGCACTCTGGCTGTGCTGGCCCTGCAGCTGGCAAGGCAGATCCACTTCCAGGCATCCCTGCCAGCAGGACCTCGGCGAGTGGAACACTGCTCTTGGCACAGTCCTCTGGACCGTTTCCTGTCATTTCCCTTGTGGCACCCATGCTTCT CACTGCAGCGGCACATTCTCCCCAGCCCTGACGGCCCAGCTCCCAGGCACACTGGCCACAGGGAACCCAGGCTGGGCCAGGACGAACCCTCAGCTCAGCCCGAGAGCTTCTCCTCACGTAGCTCCTTGAGAGCAGCTGGTCCTTGGGACCCCTCTGAGGAAG ATCCCAGTGATTTGGGCTTCTTGCACGCCAGCAGTAGCTTCGAGTCCAAGGCAAAACCAGTCCAGCCTCAGCCCACTAGTGCAAAGAAG GAACAAGATACATCAAAAACTCTTTCCCTCGAGGAGGCCGTGACTTCCATTcagcagctcctccagctcagtGTTTCCCTCGCTTTCAACTTCCTGG GGACACAGAACATGAGGAACGGGGACTACACGGCAGGCTTTTCTTACTTCAAGAAAGCTGCAGACCGGGGCTACAGCAAAGCACAATACAACACGGGGTTGTGTCATGAGCATGGCAGGGGCACCCCCAGGGACATTAGCAAG GCGGTCCTTTATTACCAGTTGGCTGCCAGCCAGGGCCACAGCCTGGCTCAGTACCGCTGTGCCAGGTGCCTGCTGCGGGACCTGGCCCCCTCGTGGGGCCCTGAGCAGCAGAGGGCGGTGTCCATGCTGAGGCAGGCTGCAGACTCGGGCTTGAGAGAG GCCCAGGCTTTCCTCGGAGTGCTTTTCACCAAGGAGCCGTACCTGGACGAGCAGAGAGCTGTGAAGTATCTTTGGCTTGCAGCCAGCAATGGG gaCTCACAGAGCAGGTACCACTTGGGAATTTGCTACGAGAAAGGCCTCGGCGTGCAGAGGAATCTGCGAGAGGCCCTGCGGTGTTACCAGCAGGCCGCGGCTCTGGGAAACGCGCCTGCCCAGGAGAGGGTTCGGGCTCTCTTTTCCACTGAGAGAGCAG CTCCGGGGTCCAGCGACCTGGCAGTTAAGGGACTGAAGTCtttctccagcccctccctctgcagCCTGAACACCCTGCTGTCAGGAACCTCCCACCTCCCGCACGCCTCGAGCACAGGGAACCTTGGCGTCCTCTGCAGAAGCGGGCATCTCGGCGCCAGCCCCGGAGTCCCCAGCAGGGCTATGGCCCCACACCCCTACCCCTTGGAAACGAGTCTCGTAAGACTGGGTTTTGGCTAA
- the DELE1 gene encoding death ligand signal enhancer isoform X2, with product MWRLPGLLGRALPRLLGPSLRGVTAKSTSPDGPQATSSTLLVPVPNLDRSGPQGPGRSSGPRSHGWKDAFQWKSAHVSPNTLWDAISWGTLAVLALQLARQIHFQASLPAGPRRVEHCSWHSPLDRFLSFPLWHPCFSLQRHILPSPDGPAPRHTGHREPRLGQDEPSAQPESFSSRSSLRAAGPWDPSEEDPSDLGFLHASSSFESKAKPVQPQPTSAKKEQDTSKTLSLEEAVTSIQQLLQLSVSLAFNFLGTQNMRNGDYTAGFSYFKKAADRGYSKAQYNTGLCHEHGRGTPRDISKAVLYYQLAASQGHSLAQYRCARCLLRDLAPSWGPEQQRAVSMLRQAADSGLREAQAFLGVLFTKEPYLDEQRAVKYLWLAASNGPAQREKLPHCCGWNPPGWRDPVPSVLGKLGASGLTEQVPLGNLLRERPRRAEESARGPAVLPAGRGSGKRACPGEGSGSLFH from the exons CTCTTCCCCGTCTGCTGGGACCCAGCCTTCGGGGGGTGACGGCCAAGTCCACCAGCCCAGATGGGCCTCAGGCTACCTCCTCCACCCTGCTGGTCCCTGTGCCCAACCTTGACAG GTCgggtccccagggcccaggcaggagcAGTGGTCCAAGGTCCCATGGATGGAAAGATGCCTTCCAATGGAAGTCAGCCCATGTCTCACCAAACACCCTGTGGGACGCCATATCATGG GGCACTCTGGCTGTGCTGGCCCTGCAGCTGGCAAGGCAGATCCACTTCCAGGCATCCCTGCCAGCAGGACCTCGGCGAGTGGAACACTGCTCTTGGCACAGTCCTCTGGACCGTTTCCTGTCATTTCCCTTGTGGCACCCATGCTTCT CACTGCAGCGGCACATTCTCCCCAGCCCTGACGGCCCAGCTCCCAGGCACACTGGCCACAGGGAACCCAGGCTGGGCCAGGACGAACCCTCAGCTCAGCCCGAGAGCTTCTCCTCACGTAGCTCCTTGAGAGCAGCTGGTCCTTGGGACCCCTCTGAGGAAG ATCCCAGTGATTTGGGCTTCTTGCACGCCAGCAGTAGCTTCGAGTCCAAGGCAAAACCAGTCCAGCCTCAGCCCACTAGTGCAAAGAAG GAACAAGATACATCAAAAACTCTTTCCCTCGAGGAGGCCGTGACTTCCATTcagcagctcctccagctcagtGTTTCCCTCGCTTTCAACTTCCTGG GGACACAGAACATGAGGAACGGGGACTACACGGCAGGCTTTTCTTACTTCAAGAAAGCTGCAGACCGGGGCTACAGCAAAGCACAATACAACACGGGGTTGTGTCATGAGCATGGCAGGGGCACCCCCAGGGACATTAGCAAG GCGGTCCTTTATTACCAGTTGGCTGCCAGCCAGGGCCACAGCCTGGCTCAGTACCGCTGTGCCAGGTGCCTGCTGCGGGACCTGGCCCCCTCGTGGGGCCCTGAGCAGCAGAGGGCGGTGTCCATGCTGAGGCAGGCTGCAGACTCGGGCTTGAGAGAG GCCCAGGCTTTCCTCGGAGTGCTTTTCACCAAGGAGCCGTACCTGGACGAGCAGAGAGCTGTGAAGTATCTTTGGCTTGCAGCCAGCAATGGG CCAGCTCAGCGAGAGAAGCTTCCACACTGCTGTGGCTGGAATCCCCCTGGGTGGAGGGACCCCGTCCCCTCTGTGCTGGGCAAGCTCGGGGCCTCAG gaCTCACAGAGCAGGTACCACTTGGGAATTTGCTACGAGAAAGGCCTCGGCGTGCAGAGGAATCTGCGAGAGGCCCTGCGGTGTTACCAGCAGGCCGCGGCTCTGGGAAACGCGCCTGCCCAGGAGAGGGTTCGGGCTCTCTTTTCCACTGA